Proteins from a genomic interval of Quercus lobata isolate SW786 chromosome 11, ValleyOak3.0 Primary Assembly, whole genome shotgun sequence:
- the LOC115967574 gene encoding isocitrate dehydrogenase [NAD] regulatory subunit 1, mitochondrial isoform X1 has product MARRQIIPLLNQLTSSTRLPLTRSVTYMPRPGDGAPRAVTLIPGDGVGPLVTNAVEQVMEAMHAPVFFEKYDVHGDLSRVPQEVIESIKKNKVCLKGGLRTPVGGGVSSLNVQLRKELDLYASLVNCFNLPGLPTRHENVDIVVIRENTEGEYSGLEHEVVPGVVESLKVITKFCSERIAKYAFEYAYLNNRKTVTAVHKANIMKLADGLFLESCREIATKYPSIKYNEVIVDNCCMQLVSKPEQFDVMVTPNLYGNLVANTAAGIAGGTGVMPGGNVGADHAVFEQGASAGNVGKDKIVQQKKANPVALLLSSAMMLRHLQFPSFADRLETAVKRVISEGKYRTKDLGGDSSTQEVVDAVIANLN; this is encoded by the exons ATGGCTCGTCGACAGATCATCCCTCTCCTCAACCAGCTCACCTCCTCCACGCGCCTCCCTCTCACGCGCTCCGTCACCTACATGCCACGACCGGGCGACGGCGCCCCACGCGCCGTGACCTTGATCCCCGGTGACGGGGTGGGCCCACTGGTGACAAACGCGGTCGAACAGGTGATGGAGGCCATGCACGCGCCGGTGTTCTTCGAGAAGTACGATGTACACGGGGACCTGAGCAGGGTCCCGCAGGAAGTGATCGAGTCGATTAAGAAAAACAAAGTGTGTCTGAAAGGTGGGCTTAGGACACCGGTgggcggtggagtcagctcgCTCAATGTTCAGTTGAGGAAAGAGCTGGATTTGTATGCTTCGTTGGTCAACTGTTTCAACCTTCCTGGGCTTCCTACGAGGCACGAAAATGTGGATATTGTTGTGATTCGAGAGAATACTGAGGGTGAGTACTCGGGTCTCGAGCATGAAGTTGTTCCTGGCGTTGTTGAAAGCCTCAAG GTGATAACAAAGTTCTGCTCAGAACGTATTGCAAAATATGCCTTTGAGTATGCTTATCTGAACAACAGAAAAACGGTGACAGCTGTGCACAAAGCCAACATTATGAAACTTGCAGATGGTTTGTTTTTAGAATCTTGTCGGGAGATTGCAACAAAATATCCAAGTATCAAGTACAATGAGGTTATTGTGGACAATTGCTGCATGCAACTTGTTTCGAAGCCTGAGCAATTCGATGTTATG gTGACTCCTAATCTTTATGGAAATCTAGTGGCAAATACAGCAGCTGGTATTGCTGGAGGCACTGGTGTCATGCCAGGAG GCAATGTGGGGGCTGATCATGCTGTGTTTGAGCAAGGTGCTTCAGCAGGAAACGTGGGAAAGGACAAGATCGTACAACAAAAGAAGGCAAATCCCGTAGCTTTGCTTCTGTCATCAGCCATGATGCTTAGGCATCTCCAGTTTCCTTCATTTGCTGATCGGCTTGAGACTGCAGTGAAGCGTGTAATCTCCGAGGGCAAGTACCGAACAAAAGACCTTGGTGGAGACAGCAGCACCCAAGAGGTGGTTGATGCTGTCATTGCTAATCTGAACTAG
- the LOC115967574 gene encoding isocitrate dehydrogenase [NAD] regulatory subunit 1, mitochondrial isoform X3, whose protein sequence is MARRQIIPLLNQLTSSTRLPLTRSVTYMPRPGDGAPRAVTLIPGDGVGPLVTNAVEQVMEAMHAPVFFEKYDVHGDLSRVPQEVIESIKKNKVCLKGGLRTPVGGGVSSLNVQLRKELDLYASLVNCFNLPGLPTRHENVDIVVIRENTEGEYSGLEHEVVPGVVESLKFCSERIAKYAFEYAYLNNRKTVTAVHKANIMKLADGLFLESCREIATKYPSIKYNEVIVDNCCMQLVSKPEQFDVMVTPNLYGNLVANTAAGIAGGTGVMPGGNVGADHAVFEQGASAGNVGKDKIVQQKKANPVALLLSSAMMLRHLQFPSFADRLETAVKRVISEGKYRTKDLGGDSSTQEVVDAVIANLN, encoded by the exons ATGGCTCGTCGACAGATCATCCCTCTCCTCAACCAGCTCACCTCCTCCACGCGCCTCCCTCTCACGCGCTCCGTCACCTACATGCCACGACCGGGCGACGGCGCCCCACGCGCCGTGACCTTGATCCCCGGTGACGGGGTGGGCCCACTGGTGACAAACGCGGTCGAACAGGTGATGGAGGCCATGCACGCGCCGGTGTTCTTCGAGAAGTACGATGTACACGGGGACCTGAGCAGGGTCCCGCAGGAAGTGATCGAGTCGATTAAGAAAAACAAAGTGTGTCTGAAAGGTGGGCTTAGGACACCGGTgggcggtggagtcagctcgCTCAATGTTCAGTTGAGGAAAGAGCTGGATTTGTATGCTTCGTTGGTCAACTGTTTCAACCTTCCTGGGCTTCCTACGAGGCACGAAAATGTGGATATTGTTGTGATTCGAGAGAATACTGAGGGTGAGTACTCGGGTCTCGAGCATGAAGTTGTTCCTGGCGTTGTTGAAAGCCTCAAG TTCTGCTCAGAACGTATTGCAAAATATGCCTTTGAGTATGCTTATCTGAACAACAGAAAAACGGTGACAGCTGTGCACAAAGCCAACATTATGAAACTTGCAGATGGTTTGTTTTTAGAATCTTGTCGGGAGATTGCAACAAAATATCCAAGTATCAAGTACAATGAGGTTATTGTGGACAATTGCTGCATGCAACTTGTTTCGAAGCCTGAGCAATTCGATGTTATG gTGACTCCTAATCTTTATGGAAATCTAGTGGCAAATACAGCAGCTGGTATTGCTGGAGGCACTGGTGTCATGCCAGGAG GCAATGTGGGGGCTGATCATGCTGTGTTTGAGCAAGGTGCTTCAGCAGGAAACGTGGGAAAGGACAAGATCGTACAACAAAAGAAGGCAAATCCCGTAGCTTTGCTTCTGTCATCAGCCATGATGCTTAGGCATCTCCAGTTTCCTTCATTTGCTGATCGGCTTGAGACTGCAGTGAAGCGTGTAATCTCCGAGGGCAAGTACCGAACAAAAGACCTTGGTGGAGACAGCAGCACCCAAGAGGTGGTTGATGCTGTCATTGCTAATCTGAACTAG
- the LOC115967574 gene encoding isocitrate dehydrogenase [NAD] regulatory subunit 1, mitochondrial isoform X2 — MARRQIIPLLNQLTSSTRLPLTRSVTYMPRPGDGAPRAVTLIPGDGVGPLVTNAVEQVMEAMHAPVFFEKYDVHGDLSRVPQEVIESIKKNKVCLKGGLRTPVGGGVSSLNVQLRKELDLYASLVNCFNLPGLPTRHENVDIVVIRENTEGEYSGLEHEVVPGVVESLKVITKFCSERIAKYAFEYAYLNNRKTVTAVHKANIMKLADGLFLESCREIATKYPSIKYNEVIVDNCCMQLVSKPEQFDVMVTPNLYGNLVANTAAGIAGGTGVMPGGNVGADHAVFEQGASAGNVGKDKIVQQKKANPVALLLSSAMMLRHLQFPSFADRLETAVKRVISEGKYRTKDLGGDSSTQEVVDAVIANLD, encoded by the exons ATGGCTCGTCGACAGATCATCCCTCTCCTCAACCAGCTCACCTCCTCCACGCGCCTCCCTCTCACGCGCTCCGTCACCTACATGCCACGACCGGGCGACGGCGCCCCACGCGCCGTGACCTTGATCCCCGGTGACGGGGTGGGCCCACTGGTGACAAACGCGGTCGAACAGGTGATGGAGGCCATGCACGCGCCGGTGTTCTTCGAGAAGTACGATGTACACGGGGACCTGAGCAGG GTCCCGCAGGAAGTGATCGAGTCGATTAAGAAAAACAAAGTGTGTCTGAAAGGTGGGCTTAGGACACCGGTgggcggtggagtcagctcgCTCAATGTTCAGTTGAGGAAAGAGCTGGATTTGTATGCTTCGTTGGTCAACTGTTTCAACCTTCCTGGTCTTCCTACGAGACATGAAAATGTGGATATTGTTGTGATTCGAGAGAATACTGAGGGTGAGTACTCGGGTCTTGAGCATGAAGTTGTTCCTGGCGTTGTTGAAAGCCTCAAG GTGATAACAAAGTTCTGCTCAGAACGTATTGCAAAATATGCCTTTGAGTATGCTTATCTGAACAACAGAAAAACGGTGACAGCTGTGCACAAAGCCAACATTATGAAACTTGCAGATGGTTTGTTTTTAGAATCTTGTCGGGAGATTGCAACAAAATATCCAAGTATCAAGTACAATGAGGTTATTGTGGACAATTGCTGCATGCAACTTGTTTCGAAGCCTGAGCAATTCGATGTTATG GTGACTCCTAATCTTTATGGAAATCTAGTGGCAAATACAGCAGCCGGTATTGCTGGAGGCACTGGTGTCATGCCAGGAG GCAATGTGGGGGCTGATCATGCTGTGTTTGAGCAAGGTGCTTCAGCAGGAAACGTGGGAAAGGACAAGATCGTACAACAAAAGAAGGCAAATCCCGTAGCTTTGCTCCTGTCATCAGCCATGATGCTTAGGCATCTCCAGTTTCCTTCATTTGCTGATCGGCTTGAGACTGCAGTGAAGCGTGTAATCTCTGAGGGCAAGTACCGAACAAAAGACCTTGGTGGAGACAGCAGCACCCAAGAGGTGGTTGATGCTGTCATTGCTAATCTGGACTAG